From Dryobates pubescens isolate bDryPub1 chromosome 11, bDryPub1.pri, whole genome shotgun sequence:
tgtgtttgggctactccaggcagggtgctgggctgtgtttgggctgctccaggcaggctgctgggctgtgtttgggctgctccaggcagggtgctgggctgtgtttggggtgctccaggcaggctgctgggctgtgtttggggtgctccaggcaggctgctgggctgtgtttggggtgctccaggcagggtgctgggctgtgtttgggctgctccaggcaggctgctgggctgtgtttgggctgctccaggcaggctgctgggctgtgtttggggtgctccaggcagggtgctgggctgtgtttggggtgctccaggcagggtgctgggctgtgtttgggctgctccaggcagggtgctgggctgtgtttgggctgctccaggcaggctgctgagctgtgtttgggctgctccaggcaggctgctgggctgtgtttgggctgctccaggcaggctgctgggctgtgtttgggctgctccaggcaggctgctgggctgtgtttggggtgctacaggcagggtgctgggctgtgtttgggctgctccaggcagggtgctgggctgtgtttggggtgctccaggcagggtgctgggctgtgtttgggctgctccaggcaggctgctgggctgtgtttggggtgctccaggcaggctgctgggctgtgtttgggctgctccaggcagcctgctgggctgtgtttggggtgctcctggcaggctgctgggctgtgtttggGACACTTCCAGGCCAgcatgcatgcagcatggggcTGTGGAGTGCTCTTCCCCtcactgctccagccctggggagcttgGCATGGCTGCCAGATGTCCAAGCCTTTCTGGGGCTCTGTATGTCACATCTTCAAGCACTCCCCAGCAAcccccatcaccaccaccagctccctgctttgCTTTATAGACACACCCTCCCATCTCCAGGCAGTCCTTTccccccacagcagggctggggggtgcaGGGCATGCCTCCACCATGCCTCAGTGCGGAGCAAGCTGCTGAGGTCTGCAGGGGAGCTTGGTCACTTCTCTGCTTTGCACCCTCCACAAAGTGAACACAAGATCTTGGATTCCCCAACAGGCTCCTGTGTGCCCATGGCTGAGAGCCATCTGTGGGACCCCCCAAGGGTCCAGAGCTTGTTTCTTCTCTGCAAGCAGAGTTGTCAGCTGCCTGGTGCTACAGCCTCTAaggggctgtggctggagcGGTATGAACCAGAGTCCTgatgcctccctgctccctgtgggAGCACTGGATGAGGTGGGGATTGGcacagctgctttcctcctcatctACCCTTCCAtcctcctgctttgcttttttgcttccctctgctctctccttAACCAGCTCAGTCCCTGCTAGATCTGCCTCCAACTATCTCCCAGCTCAGCATCTCCCAGACACAAGCtcttgctctcctccaggcttaGCCTGGCTGCTGAGGAAAGTCCAAGGCTTCTTTCTGCCCTCAGGACTGAGGGCTGCTGTGAGGAATGAGGAGTGGGTAAGAGCCCAGGGtctgtgcaggctgtgctgtgcaccCTCCACCacaggaggaggctggatgCTGTGAGGAGCTAAAGAGTCCTAGAGGGAAGGACACAGTTCAGTGTCCCCAGCAGTGGCCTGGTGTCTAGGGGGCTTCCCCACCAGCCACAGAGGGGACAGAGTGGGagtgggtgctgggagcagtgtgTCATGAGTGCTCCCATCCTCTGGCCACCAGTACCTCCATCTACCCTGTGCCAtgcccttctgctggggaccccagctggcagtggctggaggtgaaggcacagggtggggggctggtgtcagcaggagggaggtgggaaaggcagcacacacaggatgtggtgcaggcaTGTTGGGGATGTGTGagtgagctggaagagggattTCCCTGTGGGCAGGCGAGTTGTGCAGGAAAGGGGATGGCAGGAGCTCAGCCACAAGCACAGGGCAGACAAAGAGGGAGcccagaaggagcagcagcaggcaggaggtctctcccaggcagggctgtcctGGAAAGCAGGCAAGGCTGAGCCACCTCCCcgcgctgctgctcctgcctgcccctgctgcacgCACGCAGCTCAGGCAGGGCCCTGCGCGGAGCTGCTGGGacgagctgcaggctggggctcctgcccagggctctgcctgcaggggggaggGTGGGTGCACGGTGGGCTGAgggggtgctgcagagccaggtggGCCCTTGCCAGcgtcctgcccccctgcaggtGTACATGTGTAAATGATCCTCCTCCCGACTCGGTGCTGCCTCCAAGACACCTCTCTAGCCTCTCACTTTTGGTATGGACCTTGACCAGGGATTTATAGCTCTattttttgtcctttcttttcctACAACTGTCATGTTACTAACTGTTGACTTCAGTCTGTCTGGGAAGCCAACCTGTCCATGTAAGTGCACTTAACCCTTGGGTGTTGTCGTTAGCTGACTGGCTTTTGCTAAATAAATCTTTCTATTTCTCAAGGCTTTCTGTTGTCTCTTCCTTCTTGCTGACTCTCTCTTCCTGcacttctctccctcttcctgctgggaggcagcaccagcagtggcATCCTTGCACTTGCACAGACACCCCCCCTCCAACCTAAGAGAGGCTCCTCTCCCCTGTGGGGACCCTTGCATGTGGTgccagccacaggctgcccacggGAGCGAGGTGCCCCAGACATCGCTCTCAGTCTTCCCCTTCAGCCACTGCACAACGTGGGTTTGTCTCAGGGCtgacccagcagctccagggggttCCAGGGGCTTCCTGGCATCTGCAGAGCTCCCCACAAAGATACTAAGCAGCACTTTAGTACtttcaggggctggggaggtttgtggctgctggggaaggacaagttgggaggaagaggaggcttctaccaccagggaggtgggggaagcctcatccctggaggtgtttgcagccaggctggatgtggctgtgagcaagctgctgtagtgtgaggtgtccctggccatggcagggggggtggcactggctgatccttgaggtcccttccaaccctaaaaatcacagaatcagccaggtggggagagacctccaagatcaccaagtccaaccaatcccccaaccctaactaatcaaccagaccatggcactgagtgcctcatccaggctcttcttaagcacctccagggactttggaatgggctgcccaaggaggtggcagGGCCAAAGGGcagtctctctgtctgggaagagcttcttgctaagatcaagcctaaacttccccctggcacagcttgagactgtgtcctcttgttctggcgctggctGTCCTGGCTCTCTGGCTCTCAGAGCTTCTCTCAAAGGCTGGTGGAAGCGCTGTGCAGGcgaagggcagcaggcagccggGGGCTGGCCGCTCCTGCTCCCGCTTTATTGTGGCGCCGGCAGGAGCGATGGAGCAGTGCCCTCCCGCGGCCGCCGCTCGGCTCCGGGGCTGCGGCGGTGCCcccgggcaggctgcagctcctgctccctctgctccttctcccacAGCGCCTTCAGCCTGCGGTAGTACACCTTGCAGCTGTAGCCCTCCTGGGCGCTGTTCTGGATGTGAGCCTGCACCGACCAAAGCATGGGGAAGACTCGGCAGCAGGACATGCACTTGTAGCCCTGCTgcggcaggggctgctgctgcgaGGCGGTCAGGATGTCCTGGAGGGTGATGCTGGATCTGCTGCCGGCCGGCCGCTCCCTCTCGGGGGGCTGGGCCTTGtcggaggagctggaggagcagacgGCCTCTGAGAGGTCATcgagctcctcctgctcctgcgggggggtggtggtggtggcagccaAGCTGGAGGAAAGGCTTCTCGGGGACTGCTGGGTGGCTGCTTTGGTGCTTATGAGGTAGCTGTAGGGCGAGAACCAGGGCCGGTAGATGACAtcggcacaggcagggagctcgCTCTCTGGCACCTCTGCAGGGCCACAGGCTGTGGAGGAAAGGGCCTGCAGTCAGCCTGGGGGGCTTGGAAGAGCCTG
This genomic window contains:
- the SPATA46 gene encoding spermatogenesis-associated protein 46, with translation MAWALSSTACGPAEVPESELPACADVIYRPWFSPYSYLISTKAATQQSPRSLSSSLAATTTTPPQEQEELDDLSEAVCSSSSSDKAQPPERERPAGSRSSITLQDILTASQQQPLPQQGYKCMSCCRVFPMLWSVQAHIQNSAQEGYSCKVYYRRLKALWEKEQREQELQPARGHRRSPGAERRPREGTAPSLLPAPQ